The following proteins come from a genomic window of Panicum hallii strain FIL2 chromosome 8, PHallii_v3.1, whole genome shotgun sequence:
- the LOC112903171 gene encoding dr1-associated corepressor-like isoform X2, whose translation MQADEDVGKIALAVPVLVSRALELFLQDLIDRTYEITLQSGAKTLNSFHLKQCVKRYSSFDFLTEVVNKVPDLGGADSCGDERGLPRRRKSNGSDPENDESRSSKMAIRSANISPRGRGRGRGRGRGRPPTKRKEVGYVQFEDESSMFAEQGEPLPGDETVPESNHSNENITQSAQPPVEAPPPAAAPGASKVEEANTDHQSDWPMPDATIANIGVGPSGFGHLTVQVDEDEDYDNED comes from the exons ATGCAAGCAGATGAAGACGTTGGCAAGATTGCACTAGCGGTGCCTGTTTTAGTTT CAAGGGCTCTTGAATTGTTTTTGCAAGATTTGATTGATCGGACCTATGAAATTACGCTTCAAAGTGGTGCAAAGACTCTGAATTCATTCCACCT GAAGCAATGTGTGAAGAGGTACAGTTCTTTTGATTTCCTAACTGAAGTTGTCAACAAGGTACCAGACCTTGGTGGTGCAGACTCTTGTGGGGATGAAAGAGGGTTACCTAGAAGAAG AAAGTCAAATGGCAGTGACCCAGAGAATGATGAATCAAGATCCAGCAAAATG GCCATAAGAAGTGCAAACATCAGCCCTAGAGGACGTGGGAGAGGTCGAGGCAGGGGGCGAGGACGGCCACCAACCAAGAGAAAGGAAGTTGGTTATGTACAATTTGAGGATGAGAGCAGCATGTTTGCTGAACAAGGTGAACCCTTACCAGGAGACGAGACAGTTCCAGAGAGCAACCATAGCAATGAGAACATAACACAAAGTGCACAACCTCCAGTAGAGGCTCCTCCACCAGCAGCTGCGCCAGGTGCATCTAAGGTGGAAGAAGCGAATACCGACCATCAGTCAGATTGGCCAATGCCAGATGCCACCATTGCAAACATTGGTGTTGGTCCATCTGGTTTTGGGCATCTGACGGTGCAGGTTGATGAGGATGAGGACTACGACAACGAGGATTAG
- the LOC112902869 gene encoding ultraviolet-B receptor UVR8, with protein MWRAAVRRWTPPLLRRLSSDAAAASKAPRQRVAALWGNGDYGRLGLGALESRWSPAACPFFLARAADPPASLACGGAHTLFLTESGRVFSTGLNDFGQLGIGSSVTHRLEPVEVSGFHERVVEISAGNHHSCAITVDGKLFVWGRNSGGQLGLGKGAGKVVSTPTKVDCLTDFRVKMVALGSEHSIAVTDEGEVLSWGAAGSGRLGHGHQSSILGFSLSSSEYTPRLIKNLEGIKIKKIAAGMLHSACIDEKGTLFIFGQKAEKGFGRSNEAFRPAVVEEILFAEEVACGGYHTCAVTDNGDLYSWGSNENGCLGLGSTDMVRAPEILESSLFKLPVSKVSCGWKHTAVISGDDIYTWGWGGANGTFFEEGHSSGGQLGHGNDVDYFEPMMVPFSKNARAVHVSCGFNHTGAIYEYSED; from the exons ATgtggcgagcggcggtgaggcGGTGGACACCGCCGCTGCTGCGGCGTCTCTCgtcggacgccgccgccgcctccaaggCGCCGCGGCAGCGGGTGGCGGCGCTGTGGGGGAACGGGGACTACGGGCGGTTGGGGCTGGGCGCGCTGGAGTCGCGGTGGAGCCCCGCGGCCTGCCCCTTCTTCCTTGCCCGCGCCGCGGACCCGCCCGCCTCCCTCGCCTGCGGCGGCGCGCACACCCTCTTCCTCACGG AGAGCGGGCGTGTGTTCTCCACGGGTCTGAACGACTTTGGGCAGCTCGGGATAGGATCCTCTGTTACACATAGGCTG GAGCCTGTCGAAGTTTCTGGATTTCATGAGAGAGTTGTAGAAATTTCAGCTGGCAACCATCATTCTTGTGCAATTACTG TGGATGGTAAACTCTTTGTTTGGGGCAGAAACTCAGGTGGCCAGCTTGGCCTTGGAAAAG GGGCAGGAAAAGTAGTTTCTACCCCGACGAAGGTTGATTGTTTGACTGACTTCAGAGTGAAAATGGTTGCTTTGGGATCAGAGCATTCAATTGCTGTTACAG atgaaGGTGAAGTCTTAAGTTGGGGAGCTGCTGGTTCCGGTAGGCTCGGACATGGCCATCAATCTAGCATACTGGGATTCTCTTTGTCCTCAAG TGAATATACTCCAAGGTTGATCAAAAACCTTGAAGGTATCAAG ATTAAAAAGATAGCTGCAGGAATGTTGCACTCTGCTTGCATTGATG AAAAAGGTACTTTGTTCATATTTGGGCAGAAGGCTGAGAAG GGATTTGGAAGATCAAATGAAGCATTCAGACCAGCTGTTGTTGAAGAGATACTGTTTGCAGAAGAAGTTGCTTGTGGAGGTTACCATACTTGTGCTGTAACAG ATAATGGTGATCTGTACTCTTGGGGTTCAAATGAAAATGGCTGCCTTGGTCTGGG AAGTACGGATATGGTTCGGGCTCCAGAAATTTTGGAAAGCTCACTATTTAAGCTTCCTGTATCTAAG GTGTCTTGTGGTTGGAAGCACACTGCTGTAATTTCAG GTGATGATATTTACACCTGGGGTTGGGGAGGCGCTAATGGTACTTTTTTCGAAGAGGGTCATTCTTCTGGTGGACAACTG GGACATGGAAACGACGTAGACTATTTTGAACCTATGATGGTGCCATTCAGCAAGAATGCAAGAGCGGTCCATGTATCATGTGGCTTCAATCATACTGGTGCAATTTATGAGTACTCCGAGGACTGA
- the LOC112902465 gene encoding glutamyl-tRNA(Gln) amidotransferase subunit B, chloroplastic/mitochondrial, with translation MALMLLRGMSTPISFRSSTGLFFTVLRPRLARFTTRVESAQATEAKAAAKSIQLATKEASEQKLQGFEAIIGIETHVQLSTVTKAFCSCPYNYGSQPNSTICPTCMGHPGTLPVLNEKVVECAVKLGLALNCEISMTSKFDRKQYFYPDLPKGYQISQFDIPIAKKGYVDLDLPVEFGGGHRKFGITRVHMEEDAGKLLHSESGSYSQVDLNRAGVPLLEIVSEPDMRTGIEAAEYGAELQRIVRYLGVSNGNMQEGSLRCDVNVSVRPVGQSEFGTKVEIKNMNSFSEINRAIDYEISRQILLHKEGQADQIVQETRLWDESSQKTFTMRKKEGLADYRYFPEPDLPEVVLTTDYIDEISKSMPELPEAKRRRYENMGLSMQDVLFLANDDNVAHFFDSTLEHGADAKLACNWIMGDIAAYLKNEKLSIDETKLTPLELSELIASIKNGIISGKIGKEILVELISKGGTVKGVIEEKDLVQIADPAAIEAMVDKVIADNPKQLEQYRAGKTKLQGFFAGQVMKASKGKANPVLLNKILGEKLNAN, from the exons ATGGCTCTAATGCTCCTCCGAGGGATGAGTACACCGATCTCATTTAGATCAAGTACAGGTTTATTCTTTACTGTTCTACGACCTCGATTGGCCCGCTTCACAACCAGGGTGGAGAGTGCACAAGCAACTGAGGCCAAAGCAGCAGCCAAATCAATTCAACTGGCGACCAAGGAGGCGTCCGAGCAGAAGTTACAAGGGTTTGAAGCGATCATTGGAATTGAGACCCATGTCCAACTCTCGACTGTCACAAAAGCATTTTGTTCTTGCCCGTACAACTATGGCTCCCAGCCCAATAGCACTATCTGCCCCACCTGCATGGGCCACCCAGGGACGCTGCCAGTTCTGAATGAGAAGGTCGTTGAGTGTGCCGTGAAGTTGGGCCTTGCTCTCAACTGTGAGATCTCAATGACATCCAAGTTTGATCGGAAGCAATATTTCTACCCAGACCTCCCCAAGGGGTACCAGATTTCCCAGTTTGACATTCCAATTGCCAAGAAGGGCTACGTTGATTTGGATCTTCCAGTGGAATTTGGTGGTGGACATAGGAAGTTTGGGATCACAAGGGTTCACATGGAAGAAGATGCTGGCAAGCTGCTTCATTCTGAATCCGGCAGTTACTCGCAG GTTGACCTAAACAGGGCTGGTGTACCTTTGCTTGAAATTGTCTCGGAGCCAGACATGAGAACAGGGATAGAGGCTGCTGAATATGGTGCTGAGCTGCAAAGGATTGTTAGGTACCTCGGAGTGAGTAATGGTAATATGCAGGAAGGTTCCCTTCGTTGTGATGTGAATGTTTCTGTCCGACCTGTTGGACAGTCAGAATTCGGTACAAAG GTAGAAATAAAGAATATGAACTCATTTTCTGAGATCAATAGGGCAATCGATTATGAGATCTCCCGACAAATCCTGCTCCATAAAGAAGGCCAGGCTGATCAAATTGTGCAAGAAACCCGTTTATGGGATGAATCTTCTCAG AAAACTTTCACAATGCGAAAAAAGGAGGGACTTGCCGACTACAGATATTTTCCTGAGCCCGATCTTCCCGAAGTTGTTCTCACTACTGACTATATTGATGAAATCAGCAAGTCCATGCCGGAGCTTCCAGAAGCAAAACGTAGGCGTTATGAGAATATGGGACTTAGCATGCAAGATGTTCTGTTCCTTGCTAATGACGACAAT GTTGCTCACTTCTTTGATTCTACTCTTGAGCATGGTGCTGATGCAAAGCTGGCTTGCAACTGGATCATGGGTGACATTGCTGCTTATCTAAAAAATGAAAAGCTTTCCATTGATGAAACTAAATTAACACCTCTGGAGCTTTCTGAACTTATCGCATCCATCAAGAACGGAATTATCAGTGGGAAGATTGGCAAGGAG ATACTGGTTGAGCTCATTTCCAAAGGTGGCACAGTTAAGGGTGTGATAGAGGAGAAAGATTTGGTTCAG ATAGCAGATCCAGCAGCAATCGAGGCAATGGTAGATAAAGTAATTGCTGACAATCCAAAGCAACTTGAGCAGTACCGTGCTGGGAAAACTAAGTTGCAAGGATTTTTTGCAGGCCAG GTGATGAAAGCATCGAAGGGTAAGGCCAACCCTGTTTTGTTGAATAAAATCCTTGGAGAGAAGTTAAATGCCAATTAG
- the LOC112903783 gene encoding probable glycosyltransferase 6, whose amino-acid sequence MAGGASSEAAEGKKGAAPPRPAGRSRDALVFAAGVAAAVLALALLGPASSALAPGRGLVAFPVPGPADGPHTFYDDPELSYEAVGGRRLTGWDAKRAAWLRSRGLGGGGGRRRPERVVMVSGSQPEPCRGPGGDHLLLRFLKNKVDYCRLHGVELLYNNALLEPSMAAYWAKIPAVRAAMLAHPEAEWVWWVDADAVFTDMDFSLPLAKYAAYNLVLYGWPKEVYERRRWLGLNAGVFLIRNCQWSLDFLDEWARMGPAYPDHAAWGRTIKAALSDRDSDVACDQSALAYLLLANRERWGDKTYLGTEYYFQGYFAEIVGKLHGVAARYEAAERAAGPGLRRRHAEREHLAYAAARNAAVRAAVPGPDGGGQRGWRRPFVTHFTGCNPCGGRRNPMYSRELCDGGMRRALGFADNQVLRAYGFRHAAPLNDTVLPLPFDYPAARNR is encoded by the coding sequence ATGGCCGGCGGCGCGTCGTCGGAGGCCGCCGAGGGCAAGAAGGGCGCGGCCCCACCGAGGCCGGCTGGCCGCTCGCGCGACGCGCTCGTGTTCGCggccggcgtggcggcggccgtgctggCGCTCGCGCTCCTGGGCCCGGCGTCGTCCGCGCTCGCGCCCGGCCGCGGCCTCGTCGCGTTCCCTGTCCCGGGCCCGGCGGACGGGCCGCACACGTTCTACGACGACCCGGAGCTGTCGTACGAGGCCGTGGGCGGCCGCCGCCTCACCGGGTGGGACGCCAAGCGCGCGGCGTGGCTGCGGTCGCGcgggctcggcggcggcggcgggcgccgccGGCCGGAGCGCGTGGTGATGGTGAGCGGGTCGCAGCCGGAGCCGTGCCGGGGACCTGGGGGCGACCACCTCCTCCTGCGGTTCCTCAAGAACAAGGTCGACTACTGCCGCCTCCACGGGGTCGAGCTCCTGTACAACAACGCGCTGCTGGAGCCGTCCATGGCGGCGTACTGGGCCAAGATCCCCGCCGTGCGCGCCGCCATGCTCGCGCACCCGGAGGCGGAGTGGGTCTGGTGGGTCGACGCCGACGCCGTCTTCACCGACATGGACTTCTCCCTCCCGCTCGCCAAGTACGCCGCCTACAACCTCGTCCTCTACGGCTGGCCCAAGGAGGTGTAcgagaggaggcggtggctggggctCAACGCCGGCGTGTTCCTCATCCGCAACTGCCAGTGGTCGCTCGACTTCCTGGACGAGTGGGCGCGCATGGGCCCCGCCTACCCGGACCACGCAGCGTGGGGGAGGACGATCAAGGCGGCGCTCAGCGACCGGGACTCCGACGTGGCGTGCGACCAGTCGGCGCTCGCGTACCTGCTCCTCGCCAACCGGGAGCGGTGGGGGGACAAGACCTACCTCGGCACCGAATACTACTTCCAGGGCTACTTCGCGGAGATCGTGGGCAAGCTCCACGGAGTCGCGGCGCGGTacgaggcggcggagcgggcaGCCGGCCCGGGGCTCCGGCGCCGGCACGCCGAGCGGGAGCACCTGGCGTACGCGGCGGCGCGGAATGCGGCCGTGCGGGCCGCCGTCCCGGGCCCCGACGGCGGCGGGCAGCGCGGGTGGCGCCGGCCGTTCGTCACGCACTTCACGGGGTGCAACCCGTGCGGCGGCAGGCGGAACCCGATGTACTCCAGGGAGCTCTGCGACGGCGGGATGCGCCGCGCGCTGGGGTTCGCCGACAACCAGGTGCTCCGGGCGTACGGGTTCCGGCACGCCGCACCGCTCAACGACACCGTGCTGCCGCTGCCGTTCGACTACCCCGCCGCGCGCAACAGATGA
- the LOC112903171 gene encoding dr1-associated corepressor-like isoform X1, whose translation MGDAVKAGRRQKKKRHPSRPKKSRKKLRERERVDYDSVSVRRAGGEAAAAAAAAAKMRKKLGTRFPAARIKKIMQADEDVGKIALAVPVLVSRALELFLQDLIDRTYEITLQSGAKTLNSFHLKQCVKRYSSFDFLTEVVNKVPDLGGADSCGDERGLPRRRKSNGSDPENDESRSSKMAIRSANISPRGRGRGRGRGRGRPPTKRKEVGYVQFEDESSMFAEQGEPLPGDETVPESNHSNENITQSAQPPVEAPPPAAAPGASKVEEANTDHQSDWPMPDATIANIGVGPSGFGHLTVQVDEDEDYDNED comes from the exons ATGGGCGACGCCGTCAAAGCGGGGCGACGccaaaagaagaaaagacaTCCAAGCCGCCCAAAAAAAAGCAGAAAAAAattaagagagagagagagagtagacTACGATAGCGTTAGCGTCCGTCGAGCcggaggcgaggcggcggcggcggcggcggcggcggcgaagatgCGGAAGAAGCTCGGCACCCGGTTCCCCGCG GCTCGGATAAAAAAGATAATGCAAGCAGATGAAGACGTTGGCAAGATTGCACTAGCGGTGCCTGTTTTAGTTT CAAGGGCTCTTGAATTGTTTTTGCAAGATTTGATTGATCGGACCTATGAAATTACGCTTCAAAGTGGTGCAAAGACTCTGAATTCATTCCACCT GAAGCAATGTGTGAAGAGGTACAGTTCTTTTGATTTCCTAACTGAAGTTGTCAACAAGGTACCAGACCTTGGTGGTGCAGACTCTTGTGGGGATGAAAGAGGGTTACCTAGAAGAAG AAAGTCAAATGGCAGTGACCCAGAGAATGATGAATCAAGATCCAGCAAAATG GCCATAAGAAGTGCAAACATCAGCCCTAGAGGACGTGGGAGAGGTCGAGGCAGGGGGCGAGGACGGCCACCAACCAAGAGAAAGGAAGTTGGTTATGTACAATTTGAGGATGAGAGCAGCATGTTTGCTGAACAAGGTGAACCCTTACCAGGAGACGAGACAGTTCCAGAGAGCAACCATAGCAATGAGAACATAACACAAAGTGCACAACCTCCAGTAGAGGCTCCTCCACCAGCAGCTGCGCCAGGTGCATCTAAGGTGGAAGAAGCGAATACCGACCATCAGTCAGATTGGCCAATGCCAGATGCCACCATTGCAAACATTGGTGTTGGTCCATCTGGTTTTGGGCATCTGACGGTGCAGGTTGATGAGGATGAGGACTACGACAACGAGGATTAG